The Kitasatospora sp. NBC_00374 genome has a segment encoding these proteins:
- a CDS encoding AAA family ATPase, which yields MTELSTTALAADAKTIGAAAATAGEGMVDREVLAEVVTLCAVAGEHLLVVGPPGTAKSAAVRQVAARLGGRYFEYLLGRFTEPNELFGPVDLRRLREGRVEYETAGMLPEAEIAFLDEVFLGSTAVLNTLLGLLNERVFRRGATALPSPLRVCVGAANHLPEDPALAAFADRFLARLFVEPVPDARLEELLEAGRRPASAPPAPADLLGAVDRLAAAARACDLADVTPLLAAALRRLRGAGVPVSDRRAVRSQRLVAAAAVLDGRTTASARDLWVLPLIAPTADTHALARDTLADLVEKSANASLVHAAEELSRGALARAERLARTAAALLAEHGTAPAARDDRLRLEATLREIDAGFDPADLPAPLAGIRAGLAAAVRLS from the coding sequence GTGACGGAGCTCAGCACCACGGCCCTGGCGGCCGACGCGAAGACCATCGGCGCGGCCGCGGCCACCGCCGGTGAAGGCATGGTGGACCGTGAGGTGCTGGCCGAGGTGGTCACCCTGTGCGCGGTCGCTGGCGAGCACCTGCTGGTGGTCGGCCCGCCCGGGACGGCCAAGTCGGCGGCGGTCCGGCAGGTGGCGGCCCGGCTGGGCGGGCGCTACTTCGAGTACCTGCTGGGCCGGTTCACCGAGCCCAACGAGCTCTTCGGCCCGGTCGACCTGCGCCGGTTGCGCGAGGGCCGGGTCGAGTACGAGACCGCGGGCATGCTGCCCGAGGCCGAGATCGCCTTCCTGGACGAGGTCTTCCTCGGCTCGACCGCCGTCCTCAACACCCTGCTCGGCCTGCTCAACGAGCGGGTCTTCCGGCGCGGCGCGACGGCGCTGCCCAGCCCGCTGCGGGTCTGCGTCGGCGCCGCCAACCACCTCCCCGAGGACCCGGCGCTGGCCGCCTTCGCCGACCGCTTCCTCGCCCGCCTGTTCGTCGAACCGGTACCCGACGCCCGCCTGGAGGAACTGCTGGAGGCCGGCCGCCGGCCCGCGTCCGCGCCACCGGCCCCCGCCGATCTGCTCGGAGCGGTCGACCGGCTGGCCGCCGCCGCCCGCGCCTGCGACCTCGCGGACGTCACGCCGCTGCTGGCCGCCGCACTGCGCCGGCTGCGCGGCGCGGGCGTCCCGGTCAGCGACCGCCGCGCCGTCCGCTCCCAGCGTCTGGTCGCCGCGGCCGCGGTGCTCGACGGCCGCACCACGGCGAGCGCCCGCGACCTGTGGGTCCTGCCGCTGATCGCCCCCACCGCGGACACCCACGCGCTGGCCCGCGACACCCTGGCCGACCTGGTCGAGAAGTCGGCCAACGCGAGTCTGGTGCACGCTGCCGAGGAGCTGTCCCGGGGCGCACTGGCCCGCGCCGAGCGCCTCGCCCGCACCGCCGCCGCCCTGCTCGCCGAACACGGCACGGCGCCCGCCGCGCGCGACGACCGCCTCCGGCTGGAGGCGACGCTGCGCGAGATCGACGCCGGCTTCGACCCCGCCGACCTGCCCGCGCCGCTGGCCGGGATACGCGCCGGACTCGCCGCCGCGGTCCGGCTCTCGTGA
- a CDS encoding bpX6 domain-containing protein, which yields MSTTAGVFRSGVTAAGFVLDLPVIGPAQAAERVLELWQDGARLGELPDGCWLLRLPDPVELRPEQAPGLPVRAVGGALVAVGAEDARAEDGELVLLRGGVLQRHRIAGLPALDPAEWLDLTGLTVRRLAPLTAPVRPEPVVDGRPAKAEPDLRAAARIGPRSERARRQTEPATADGSGPRAAARRAPRGGAAMTGGVLAIAALLCPLAVLAVLRPKSPGTAGWPALLLILLACVLLAVRGRQVPDGAARSRPAPGPARAPAPRRPARSRRRRLGDLLARLTMRSPMAPLVRGRHARYLRELTRAFEQRRWEDALRDAIKLAHDSAPVPGRLGLGLPERRSGALRPTPAAGPGPVTASPLSAPGVHQHLSVLYRRAAEALEREGRAEEAAFVLADLLDAAAEAVALLERHGRTAQAAELAEGRDLDPGLQVRLWWLAGDRARALRIARARGVFADAVERLARQDRAAARELREAWVHSCREAGDRLGAVDAAWPDESLRGSVVEDLRAAVALGGPPRSRALAHLLALGAGPATTDLALAVLAGGEARHLAERQQLTAALAALPCADPATDRRLATAAARTAVRDGGLGPSVDERTGRGLHAGLLRRADPLAAADLPAPRAPRRTAAGPLEVTADARPGTLPVRDAVLLDSGSVLVACGQAGVRLLAPDGRTRARWDVPADQLVPADHGGAALLVARYGEVCEISRLDLATRAVRRWASLRARQVVGSFDGRLLITADEDGIAVLDTLAARPTVVRRELGGDERLVGRIARTAAGCSALVAAGTRLERWRWDLPGWDLRSRHLLDPDRPPTGLLASGPVIAVFPTATDGGTTVGWLGEQPPTWRAFGDAPAPTVLTDGERHVLAVPQADGSVRLDGGAGADPTPRCSVLLPAADPAGAGVRQHGGGVTYWHRTGRIVAVSAADSTVLANLRVTAD from the coding sequence ATGAGCACCACCGCCGGGGTCTTCCGCAGCGGCGTCACCGCCGCGGGCTTCGTCCTGGACCTTCCGGTGATCGGCCCGGCCCAGGCCGCCGAGCGGGTCCTGGAGCTCTGGCAGGACGGTGCTCGGCTCGGCGAACTCCCGGACGGCTGCTGGCTGTTGCGCCTGCCGGATCCGGTGGAGCTACGGCCCGAGCAGGCGCCGGGCCTCCCGGTGCGGGCGGTCGGCGGCGCGTTGGTGGCGGTCGGCGCCGAGGACGCCCGGGCCGAGGACGGCGAACTCGTCCTGCTGCGCGGCGGGGTGCTCCAGCGCCACCGGATCGCCGGGCTGCCGGCCCTGGACCCGGCCGAGTGGCTGGACCTCACCGGCCTGACGGTCCGTCGGCTGGCCCCGCTGACCGCGCCCGTCCGGCCCGAACCGGTCGTGGACGGCCGGCCCGCCAAGGCGGAGCCCGACCTGCGCGCGGCGGCCCGGATCGGTCCGCGCTCCGAACGGGCCCGCCGGCAGACCGAGCCCGCCACGGCCGACGGCTCCGGCCCGCGAGCCGCCGCCCGCCGGGCCCCGCGCGGCGGAGCCGCCATGACGGGCGGCGTGCTCGCGATCGCGGCCCTGCTGTGCCCGCTGGCCGTCCTGGCGGTGCTGCGCCCCAAATCGCCCGGGACCGCGGGCTGGCCCGCCCTGCTTCTCATCCTGCTCGCGTGCGTCCTGCTCGCCGTCCGGGGCCGACAAGTCCCGGACGGCGCCGCGCGTTCCCGCCCGGCGCCGGGACCCGCCCGGGCCCCGGCCCCGCGCCGACCCGCCCGCAGCCGGCGCCGCCGGCTGGGCGACCTGCTCGCCCGGTTGACGATGCGAAGCCCGATGGCCCCCCTGGTCCGCGGCCGCCACGCCCGCTACCTGCGCGAACTGACCCGGGCCTTCGAGCAGCGCCGATGGGAGGACGCGCTGCGCGATGCGATCAAGCTCGCCCACGACTCCGCCCCGGTGCCCGGCCGGCTCGGTCTCGGGCTGCCGGAGCGCCGCTCCGGCGCCCTGCGCCCGACCCCGGCCGCCGGCCCGGGGCCGGTGACGGCCTCGCCGCTCTCCGCCCCCGGCGTGCACCAGCACCTGAGCGTGCTCTACCGGCGGGCTGCCGAGGCGCTCGAACGCGAGGGCCGGGCCGAGGAGGCCGCCTTCGTCCTGGCCGATCTGCTCGACGCCGCGGCGGAGGCCGTGGCGCTGCTCGAACGGCACGGCCGGACCGCGCAGGCCGCCGAACTCGCCGAGGGCCGCGACCTCGACCCGGGCCTGCAGGTCAGGCTCTGGTGGCTGGCGGGCGACCGGGCGCGGGCGTTGCGGATCGCCCGCGCCCGCGGCGTCTTCGCGGACGCGGTCGAGCGGCTGGCCCGGCAGGACCGGGCGGCCGCCCGAGAACTGCGCGAGGCCTGGGTGCACTCCTGCCGGGAGGCGGGCGACCGGCTCGGCGCGGTGGACGCCGCCTGGCCGGACGAGTCGCTGCGCGGCAGCGTGGTCGAGGACCTGCGGGCCGCCGTCGCCCTCGGCGGGCCGCCCCGCTCCCGGGCGCTCGCCCACCTGCTGGCCCTCGGCGCCGGCCCCGCGACCACCGACCTCGCGCTGGCCGTCCTGGCCGGCGGCGAGGCCCGGCACCTGGCCGAGCGGCAGCAGCTCACCGCCGCCCTCGCGGCGCTCCCGTGCGCCGACCCCGCCACCGACCGCCGACTGGCCACCGCCGCGGCCCGCACCGCCGTCCGGGACGGCGGCCTCGGCCCGTCGGTCGACGAGCGCACCGGACGCGGCCTGCACGCGGGCCTGCTCCGGCGGGCCGACCCGCTGGCCGCCGCCGACCTGCCGGCTCCCCGGGCGCCCCGCCGGACGGCGGCCGGCCCGCTGGAGGTCACCGCGGACGCGCGGCCCGGCACCCTCCCGGTCCGGGACGCCGTCCTGCTCGACTCCGGGTCCGTGCTGGTCGCCTGCGGCCAGGCGGGCGTCCGCCTGCTCGCGCCCGACGGCCGGACCAGGGCCCGCTGGGACGTCCCCGCCGACCAGCTGGTGCCGGCCGACCACGGCGGGGCGGCCCTGCTGGTGGCCCGGTACGGCGAGGTCTGCGAGATCTCCCGGCTCGACCTCGCCACCCGGGCCGTGCGGCGCTGGGCCTCGCTGCGGGCCCGGCAGGTGGTCGGGTCCTTCGACGGCCGGCTGCTGATCACGGCGGACGAGGACGGCATCGCCGTCCTGGACACCCTGGCCGCCCGCCCGACCGTGGTCCGGCGCGAACTCGGCGGCGACGAGCGCCTGGTCGGCCGGATCGCCCGCACGGCGGCCGGCTGCAGCGCCCTGGTCGCGGCCGGCACCCGGCTGGAGCGCTGGCGCTGGGACCTGCCCGGCTGGGACCTGCGCTCCCGGCACCTGCTGGATCCGGACCGGCCGCCCACCGGGCTGCTCGCCTCCGGGCCGGTGATCGCGGTGTTCCCCACCGCGACGGACGGCGGCACGACGGTCGGCTGGCTCGGCGAGCAGCCGCCCACCTGGCGGGCGTTCGGCGACGCGCCCGCCCCGACCGTGCTGACCGACGGTGAGCGCCATGTCCTCGCCGTCCCGCAGGCGGACGGTTCGGTCCGGCTCGACGGGGGAGCCGGCGCCGACCCGACCCCGCGGTGCTCGGTGCTCCTCCCGGCGGCCGATCCGGCCGGGGCGGGCGTCCGGCAGCACGGCGGCGGCGTCACCTACTGGCACCGCACCGGCCGGATCGTGGCCGTCTCCGCCGCCGACTCGACCGTGCTGGCCAACCTCCGGGTGACCGCCGACTGA
- a CDS encoding GuaB1 family IMP dehydrogenase-related protein, with product MRFLNDLKPAYDLTYDDVFMVPSRSAVGSRQAVDLSSNDGTGTTVPLVVANMTAIAGRRMAETVARRGGLVAIPQDIPTDVIADVIGWVKQRHLVHDTALTLSPGDTVADALSLLPKRAHNALVVVEDGRPVGVVTDSDCQGVDRFTSLSEVMSRDPLLLQEGIEPRAAFEKLNGAHLKLAPVVDADGRLVGILTRKNALRATLYTPATDADGKLRIAATVGINGDVAGKAKALVEAGADVLVVDTAHGHQESMISALRAVRGLDPQIPIVAGNVVSAAGVRDLVEAGADILKVGVGPGAMCTTRMMTGVGRPQFSAVLECAAEARRLGRHVWADGGVRHPRDVAMALAAGASNVMIGSWFAGTYESPGDLQTTADGRQYKESFGMASARAVRNRTSEESAYDRARKGLFEEGISTSRMFLDPARPGVEDLIDSIVAGVRSSCTYAGANSLEEFHEKAVIGVQSAAGYAEGKPLHSSWA from the coding sequence ATGCGCTTCCTGAACGACCTCAAGCCCGCGTACGACCTGACGTACGACGACGTCTTCATGGTCCCCAGCCGCTCCGCCGTGGGCTCCCGTCAGGCCGTGGACCTGTCCTCCAACGACGGCACCGGCACCACCGTCCCGCTGGTGGTGGCCAACATGACCGCCATCGCCGGCCGCCGGATGGCCGAGACCGTGGCCCGCCGCGGCGGGCTGGTCGCCATCCCGCAGGACATCCCGACCGACGTCATCGCCGACGTCATCGGCTGGGTGAAGCAGCGGCACCTCGTCCACGACACCGCGCTCACCCTCAGCCCCGGCGACACCGTCGCGGACGCCCTGTCGCTGCTGCCCAAGCGCGCCCACAACGCGCTCGTGGTGGTCGAGGACGGCAGGCCCGTCGGCGTGGTCACCGACTCCGACTGCCAGGGCGTCGACCGGTTCACCAGCCTCTCCGAGGTGATGTCCCGCGACCCGCTGCTGCTCCAGGAGGGCATCGAGCCCCGCGCGGCCTTCGAGAAGCTCAACGGCGCGCACCTCAAGCTCGCCCCGGTGGTCGACGCCGACGGCCGCCTGGTCGGCATCCTGACCCGCAAGAACGCCCTGCGCGCCACCCTCTACACCCCCGCCACCGACGCCGACGGCAAGCTGCGGATCGCCGCCACCGTCGGCATCAACGGCGACGTGGCCGGCAAGGCCAAGGCGCTGGTCGAGGCCGGCGCCGACGTGCTCGTGGTCGACACCGCGCACGGCCACCAGGAGTCGATGATCAGCGCGCTGCGCGCCGTCCGCGGGCTCGACCCGCAGATCCCGATCGTGGCCGGCAACGTGGTCTCCGCCGCCGGCGTCCGTGACCTGGTCGAGGCCGGCGCGGACATCCTCAAGGTCGGTGTCGGCCCCGGCGCGATGTGCACCACCCGGATGATGACCGGCGTGGGCCGCCCGCAGTTCTCCGCCGTTCTGGAGTGTGCCGCCGAGGCCCGCCGGCTCGGCAGGCACGTCTGGGCCGACGGCGGCGTCCGTCACCCGCGCGACGTCGCGATGGCGCTCGCCGCCGGTGCCTCCAACGTGATGATCGGCTCCTGGTTCGCCGGTACCTACGAGTCGCCCGGCGACCTGCAGACCACCGCCGACGGCCGCCAGTACAAGGAGAGCTTCGGCATGGCCTCCGCCCGCGCGGTGCGCAACCGGACCTCCGAGGAGTCGGCGTACGACCGGGCCCGCAAGGGCCTCTTCGAGGAGGGCATCTCCACCTCGCGGATGTTCCTCGACCCGGCCCGCCCGGGCGTCGAGGACCTGATCGACTCGATCGTCGCGGGCGTCCGCAGCTCCTGCACCTACGCGGGCGCCAACAGCCTGGAGGAGTTCCACGAGAAGGCCGTCATCGGCGTGCAGAGCGCGGCCGGCTACGCCGAGGGCAAGCCGCTGCACTCCAGCTGGGCCTGA
- a CDS encoding DUF5995 family protein: MTTTTTTVPTVDQAVSRMAELRAALPPADGVAVFNAMYLTVTRLVRDRLGEGWFEDPAAMAVLDGVFAARYLAAVDAAAAGARPAACWRPLFELRGHPGVHPLQYALAGMNAHIEHDLPLAVLDTCRLLGREPEQLATDYRRINTLLAEVEAQVREELLPAPADLRAAGPLLHVVGVWSIDRARDAAWASVLGLWELREAPAVFRAVASALSGSVGMVGRALLTPLNGAGRPPAEAEGRPVTR; encoded by the coding sequence GTGACGACCACGACCACCACCGTGCCGACGGTCGACCAGGCGGTGTCCCGGATGGCGGAGCTGCGGGCCGCCCTGCCCCCTGCGGACGGCGTCGCGGTCTTCAACGCGATGTACCTGACCGTCACCCGGCTGGTCCGGGACCGGCTGGGCGAGGGCTGGTTCGAGGACCCGGCGGCGATGGCCGTGCTGGACGGCGTGTTCGCCGCGCGCTACCTGGCGGCCGTGGACGCGGCCGCCGCGGGAGCGCGCCCGGCCGCCTGCTGGCGGCCGCTGTTCGAGCTGCGCGGGCACCCGGGCGTCCACCCGCTGCAGTACGCGCTGGCCGGGATGAACGCGCACATCGAGCACGACCTGCCGCTCGCCGTCCTGGACACCTGCCGGCTGCTCGGCCGCGAGCCGGAGCAGCTGGCCACCGACTACCGGCGGATCAACACCCTGCTGGCCGAGGTGGAGGCGCAGGTCCGGGAGGAGCTGCTGCCGGCGCCCGCCGACCTGCGGGCGGCCGGTCCGCTGCTGCACGTGGTGGGGGTGTGGAGCATCGACCGGGCCCGGGACGCGGCCTGGGCGAGCGTGCTGGGGCTGTGGGAGCTGCGCGAGGCCCCGGCCGTCTTCCGGGCGGTGGCGTCGGCGCTGTCGGGGTCGGTCGGGATGGTCGGCCGGGCCCTGCTGACCCCGTTGAACGGCGCGGGCCGGCCCCCCGCCGAAGCGGAGGGCCGGCCCGTGACGCGGTGA
- a CDS encoding transglycosylase family protein: MTFRNETTAATTFATTKRKRVRMAVMAGAVLALPVAGLVTATSSSAAPVSTWDKVAQCESTGNWSINTGNGFYGGLQFTNSTWAAFGGTSYAPQANLASKAQQIAVAEKVLASQGPGAWPVCSVKAGLTR; encoded by the coding sequence TTGACTTTCCGTAACGAGACCACCGCTGCCACCACCTTCGCCACCACCAAGCGCAAGCGGGTGCGGATGGCTGTCATGGCGGGCGCGGTCCTCGCCCTGCCGGTGGCCGGCCTCGTCACGGCCACGTCCTCCTCCGCCGCGCCGGTCTCCACCTGGGACAAGGTCGCGCAGTGCGAGTCGACGGGCAACTGGAGCATCAACACCGGAAACGGCTTCTACGGCGGCCTCCAGTTCACCAACAGCACCTGGGCCGCCTTCGGCGGCACCTCCTACGCCCCGCAGGCCAACCTGGCCAGCAAGGCCCAGCAGATCGCCGTCGCCGAGAAGGTCCTCGCCTCCCAGGGCCCCGGCGCCTGGCCCGTCTGCTCCGTCAAGGCCGGCCTCACCAGGTAA
- a CDS encoding SDR family oxidoreductase has translation MNETQNTTRVAVVTGASRGLGLALARALATDGWHLVLTARGRAELAAAETELAALTKVVALAGSVVDDDHRERIADAAATLGGASLLVNNASTLTGYELAGARLPTLAEHPEAGLLETFEVNVLGPVVLTQLLLPQLREHRGAVLNLSSDAAVEAYAGWGAYGASKAALDHASAVLAREEPLIAVWAVDPGDLRTRMHQEAFPGEDISDRPVPATVVPAFLGLLRDRPASGRYSAVGLLAAGE, from the coding sequence ATGAACGAGACGCAGAACACCACCCGGGTCGCCGTCGTCACCGGGGCCTCCCGCGGCCTCGGGCTCGCCCTCGCCCGGGCCCTCGCCACCGACGGCTGGCACCTGGTCCTGACCGCCCGCGGCCGGGCCGAACTCGCCGCGGCGGAAACCGAACTGGCCGCCCTCACCAAGGTCGTCGCGCTGGCCGGCTCGGTCGTCGACGACGACCACCGCGAGCGGATCGCCGACGCCGCCGCCACCCTCGGCGGCGCCTCGCTGCTGGTCAACAACGCCTCCACGCTGACCGGTTACGAGCTCGCCGGCGCCCGGCTGCCCACCCTCGCCGAACACCCCGAGGCCGGCCTGCTGGAGACCTTCGAGGTCAACGTCCTCGGCCCGGTCGTGCTCACCCAGCTGCTCCTGCCGCAGCTGCGCGAGCACCGCGGCGCCGTCCTCAACCTGAGCTCCGACGCCGCCGTCGAGGCGTACGCCGGCTGGGGCGCGTACGGCGCCAGCAAGGCCGCGCTCGACCACGCCTCCGCGGTACTCGCCCGCGAGGAGCCGCTGATCGCCGTCTGGGCCGTGGACCCCGGTGACCTGCGCACCCGGATGCACCAGGAGGCCTTCCCCGGCGAGGACATCTCCGACCGGCCGGTGCCGGCCACCGTGGTGCCCGCCTTCCTCGGCCTGCTGCGGGACCGCCCCGCCTCCGGCCGCTACAGTGCGGTCGGCCTGCTCGCGGCAGGTGAGTGA
- a CDS encoding S-adenosylmethionine:tRNA ribosyltransferase-isomerase, producing the protein MTAATRRTLDVTVPADLSARAPAEARGLARDGVRMLVGHRDGLATEHRHFHELPDLLSPGDLLVVNNSATLPAALPGRLPDGAAVALHLSTARPGPLGHHLVELRRPTAGAAEYYPPGSSPARAGLRIELPGGARAELTAPHTPRLWHARLTLPGEVVGYLSRYGRAIRYGYVDRDWPVEAYQTVFAAEPGSSEMPSAARPFTERTVARLAARGVLVAPVTLHTGMASPEVHETPYAERFRVPPATARLVDHVRTAGGRVIAVGTTVVRALESAVGPDGGLRPADGWTELVITPERGVRAVDGLLTGWHEPRASHLLMLEAVAGRPLLEHCYAQAVAARYLWHEFGDVNLLLPR; encoded by the coding sequence ATGACCGCGGCCACCCGCCGCACCCTCGACGTCACCGTCCCGGCCGACCTCTCCGCCCGCGCCCCGGCGGAGGCCCGCGGACTCGCCCGGGACGGCGTCCGGATGCTGGTCGGGCACCGCGACGGCCTCGCCACCGAGCACCGGCACTTCCACGAGCTTCCCGACCTCCTCAGCCCCGGCGACCTGCTGGTGGTCAACAACTCGGCCACCCTGCCGGCCGCACTGCCCGGCCGGCTGCCCGACGGCGCCGCCGTGGCCCTGCACCTGTCCACCGCGCGGCCGGGCCCGCTCGGCCACCACCTGGTCGAGCTCCGCCGCCCCACCGCCGGCGCCGCCGAGTACTACCCGCCGGGCTCCTCGCCCGCCCGCGCCGGGCTGCGGATCGAGCTGCCCGGCGGGGCGCGGGCGGAGCTCACCGCCCCGCACACGCCCAGACTGTGGCACGCCCGGCTGACCCTGCCCGGCGAGGTGGTCGGCTACCTCAGCCGGTACGGACGGGCGATCCGCTACGGCTACGTCGACCGCGACTGGCCCGTCGAGGCCTACCAGACGGTCTTCGCCGCCGAGCCGGGAAGCAGCGAAATGCCCAGCGCGGCACGGCCGTTCACCGAACGGACGGTGGCCCGGCTGGCGGCCCGCGGGGTGCTCGTGGCCCCGGTCACCCTGCACACCGGTATGGCATCCCCGGAGGTCCACGAAACCCCGTACGCGGAACGCTTCCGGGTGCCGCCGGCGACGGCCCGGCTGGTCGACCACGTCCGTACCGCCGGCGGGCGGGTGATCGCGGTCGGGACGACGGTGGTGCGGGCCCTGGAGTCGGCGGTCGGACCGGACGGCGGCCTCCGCCCGGCCGACGGCTGGACCGAGCTGGTGATCACCCCCGAGCGCGGCGTCCGCGCGGTCGACGGCCTCCTCACGGGGTGGCACGAACCGCGGGCCTCCCACCTCCTGATGCTGGAGGCCGTCGCGGGCCGCCCGCTGCTGGAACACTGCTACGCCCAGGCGGTCGCGGCCCGCTACCTCTGGCACGAGTTCGGGGACGTCAACCTGCTGCTGCCGCGGTAG
- a CDS encoding glycosyltransferase translates to MRILIATAGSRGDVSPFLGLGRRLTSAGFTVAVATHTTFEAQVREAGLEFRALPVDPRAELASERGQRMLRTGDGPLAVAHLLRMGRSFMPELALGIVDAVAQGTDLVLLSAPTAPLGQVVAEAAGVPSAGLHLQPLDPTGDFLPVVAGTARSLGPWGNRVAGHAANLAVDGIYAPAVRMLRRRLDLPAASAGRLRRRYSRQGRPVFHGFSPTVVPRPAGWAPSARICGYWWPYDSPDWQPPTDLVDFLAAGPPPVFVGFGSGVVADTDRLSRTVAAGLRGAGVRAVVQRGWTGLRLDGPDFLTVDDVPHSWLFPRMAAVVHHGGAGTTAAGLRAGVPAVPVPMQLDAAFWAARLTRLGVGPGPITLRRLTAERLACAVRRAIDDPGHRLRARQVADRLAAEDGAADVLRFAERTAADGPARQAAH, encoded by the coding sequence GTGCGCATTCTGATCGCGACCGCGGGCTCCCGCGGCGACGTGTCCCCTTTCCTCGGTCTCGGCCGCCGTCTGACCTCGGCCGGGTTCACGGTGGCGGTGGCCACGCACACGACCTTCGAGGCCCAGGTACGCGAGGCCGGGCTGGAGTTCCGTGCGCTGCCGGTGGATCCGCGGGCGGAGCTGGCCTCCGAGCGCGGACAGCGGATGCTCCGCACGGGCGACGGGCCGCTGGCCGTCGCCCACCTGCTGCGGATGGGGCGGAGCTTCATGCCGGAGCTCGCCCTCGGCATCGTGGACGCCGTGGCGCAGGGCACCGACCTCGTCCTGCTGTCCGCGCCGACGGCGCCGCTGGGGCAGGTCGTCGCCGAGGCAGCCGGGGTGCCGAGTGCCGGGCTGCACCTCCAACCGCTCGACCCCACCGGCGACTTCCTCCCGGTGGTCGCCGGCACGGCCCGCTCGCTCGGGCCCTGGGGCAACCGGGTCGCCGGGCACGCCGCGAATCTCGCGGTCGACGGCATCTACGCGCCGGCCGTCCGGATGCTGCGCCGGCGCCTCGACCTGCCGGCCGCCTCGGCGGGCCGGCTGCGGCGCCGGTACTCCCGGCAGGGCCGGCCGGTCTTCCACGGCTTCTCCCCCACCGTGGTCCCGCGCCCCGCCGGGTGGGCGCCGTCCGCCCGGATCTGCGGCTACTGGTGGCCGTACGACTCCCCCGACTGGCAGCCGCCGACCGACCTCGTCGACTTCCTCGCCGCGGGTCCCCCACCGGTCTTCGTCGGCTTCGGCAGCGGCGTGGTGGCCGACACCGACCGGCTGAGCCGGACGGTCGCGGCCGGGCTGCGGGGGGCCGGGGTCCGGGCGGTCGTCCAACGCGGCTGGACCGGACTGCGGTTGGACGGCCCCGACTTCCTGACCGTCGACGACGTCCCGCACTCCTGGCTGTTCCCGCGGATGGCCGCCGTGGTGCACCACGGCGGGGCCGGCACCACGGCCGCCGGCCTGCGGGCCGGCGTGCCCGCGGTGCCCGTCCCGATGCAGCTCGACGCCGCGTTCTGGGCCGCCCGGCTGACCCGCCTCGGCGTCGGTCCTGGGCCCATCACCCTCCGCCGCCTGACCGCCGAACGGCTGGCCTGCGCCGTGCGCCGCGCGATCGACGATCCCGGGCACCGTCTGCGGGCCCGGCAGGTCGCCGACCGCCTCGCGGCCGAGGACGGGGCCGCGGACGTCCTGCGCTTCGCCGAGCGGACCGCCGCCGACGGCCCGGCCCGGCAGGCGGCGCACTGA
- a CDS encoding PPOX class F420-dependent oxidoreductase, producing MHAVRHQTDRLADARHLLLTTFDPDGTATATATWVVQDGPALGVWAPADSDTVRRIRRHPGVLLTPCDAHGHPVAARIQARATLCDPDTTARYRTALINKYGLTAMLALARSRLRVGLEGTVGIRLTVTDPDRLGLGREWRPTGRYSLN from the coding sequence GTGCACGCAGTACGGCACCAGACCGACCGGCTCGCCGACGCCCGCCACCTCCTGCTGACCACCTTCGACCCCGACGGCACCGCCACGGCCACCGCCACCTGGGTGGTACAGGACGGCCCGGCCCTCGGCGTCTGGGCCCCCGCCGACTCGGACACCGTCCGGCGGATCCGGCGGCACCCCGGCGTCCTGCTCACCCCGTGCGACGCCCACGGCCACCCGGTCGCCGCCCGGATCCAGGCCCGCGCCACCCTCTGCGACCCCGACACCACCGCCCGGTACCGGACCGCACTGATCAACAAGTACGGCCTGACCGCCATGCTGGCACTGGCCCGCAGCCGCCTGCGGGTCGGCCTGGAGGGCACGGTCGGCATCCGCCTCACCGTGACCGATCCCGACCGCCTCGGGCTGGGCCGGGAGTGGCGGCCGACAGGGCGGTACAGCCTCAACTGA